The sequence GAAGCGAATCAAAAAGAATAGTATAGGTAAATGGCTATTCTTTATTGCTACACTTATCGGTTTAGTATTCTTAGCTGCTTTAGCTTATCGTATATTGACTCAAGGGATTGGTGGAATAGATTGGCAGTTTTTAAGTGGTTTCACATCTGCATCACCTGAACGTGCTGGTATTAAAGCAGGTGTAGTTGGCTCGTTATGGTTAATGGCTGTTACAGCACCAGTAACGATTATCTTAGGGGTAAGTACTGCCATTTATTTAGAGGAATATGCCAAGCAAAATCGATTGACTCGATTTATTCAAACAAATATTCAAAACCTTGCAGGAGTACCATCCATCGTTTTTGGTCTATTAGGTTTAACGATTTTCGTTTATGTTTTTGGTATTGGGGAAGTGATTCTATCAGGGGGACTAACGTTAGCGTTACTTGTTTTACCAGTTATTACTGTAGCTGCACAAGAAGCAATTCGTTCTGTTCCACAAGATGTACGCCAAGCTTCCTTTGCTTTAGGTGCCACTAAATGGCAAACAGTAAGGCGTGTTGTATTGCCAGCAGCTATTCCAGGAATATTAACTGGTAGTATATTAGCGTTATCTCGTGCTATAGGTGAAACAGCGCCATTACTTGTTGTAGGTGCTTCAACGGCTATATTCACTTTACCAGGTAATATAAATGATCCTTATACAGCAATGCCTATCCAAATCTTTAGTTGGACTCAACAGCCTCAACAAGCGTTCCAAGACGTCGCTTCTGCTGGTATTGTTATATTATTAGCTATCTTGTTGTTGATGAATTTTATTGCTGTAATGATTCGTAATAAGTTCTCAAAACGTTTTTAATCAAGATACTGTCTACAAGATTAGATCTAAGGAGGTCATACACATGGCTCAGGCAAATGAACAACAAACTCAAAGTGCAATGACACAAAATCAACCAAAAGAATCAGTATATAGTGTTAAGAACTTAAACCTTTGGTACGGTGAAGACCAAGCACTTTATGATATTAATATGGATATTGGTGATAAAGATGTAACGGCAATAATTGGTCCATCTGGTTGCGGTAAATCTACGTTCATTAAAACTCTTAATCGTATGGTTGAGATGGTTCCTATAGTTCGTACTTCTGGTGAGATTGATTATAGAGGGAACAATATTTTTAGAAAGAACTATTCTGTAGAGGACTTAAGAACCAAAGTAGGGATGGTCTTCCAGAATCCTAACCCATTCCCTAAGTCCATTTATGAAAATATTGTATATGGTCCAAGAATCCATGGCATTAAAGACAAAAAAACGCTCGATGCTATTGTAGAGAAGAGTTTAAAAGGC is a genomic window of Pontibacillus yanchengensis containing:
- the pstA gene encoding phosphate ABC transporter permease PstA produces the protein MNYIDEQVVQKNMGKRIKKNSIGKWLFFIATLIGLVFLAALAYRILTQGIGGIDWQFLSGFTSASPERAGIKAGVVGSLWLMAVTAPVTIILGVSTAIYLEEYAKQNRLTRFIQTNIQNLAGVPSIVFGLLGLTIFVYVFGIGEVILSGGLTLALLVLPVITVAAQEAIRSVPQDVRQASFALGATKWQTVRRVVLPAAIPGILTGSILALSRAIGETAPLLVVGASTAIFTLPGNINDPYTAMPIQIFSWTQQPQQAFQDVASAGIVILLAILLLMNFIAVMIRNKFSKRF
- the pstB gene encoding phosphate ABC transporter ATP-binding protein PstB; this translates as MAQANEQQTQSAMTQNQPKESVYSVKNLNLWYGEDQALYDINMDIGDKDVTAIIGPSGCGKSTFIKTLNRMVEMVPIVRTSGEIDYRGNNIFRKNYSVEDLRTKVGMVFQNPNPFPKSIYENIVYGPRIHGIKDKKTLDAIVEKSLKGAALWDEVKDRLNQNAFGLSGGQQQRVCIARCLAIEPDVILMDEPTSALDPISTAKIEELVQELKENYSIIIVTHNMQQAARISDNTAFFLNGELVEFNDTNTLFSTPADKRTEDYITGRFG